From Echeneis naucrates chromosome 7, fEcheNa1.1, whole genome shotgun sequence, one genomic window encodes:
- the pfkma gene encoding phosphofructokinase, muscle a isoform X2: MSNHPPTDPTKMGIGRSIAVLTSGGDAQGMNAAVRATVRVGLYTGAKVYFVHEGYQGLVDGGENIRPATWESVSMMLQLGGTVIGSARCQDFRVREGRMKAACNLVKLGITNLCVIGGDGSLTGANQFRTEWSGLLADLVRAGKITQEEAKKSSHLNIVGMVGSIDNDFCGTDMTIGTDSALHRIIEVVDAITTTAQSHQRTFILEVMGRHCGYLALVTALACGADWVFIPEMPPDDGWEEHLCRRLADQRARGSRLNVIIVAEGAMSRAGKPISSEDIKKLVTDRLGFDTRTTILGHVQRGGTPSAFDRILGSRMGVEAVMALLEATPDTPACVVSLSGNQAVRLPLMECVQVTKDVTAAMAEGKYDEAIKLRGKSFENNWNTYKLLAHINPPDVKCQSNINMAILNIGAPCAGMNAAVRAAVRMGLIQGHTMLAVHDGFDGLAHGQVEPINWTAVSGWTGKGGSMLGTKRTLPAEILEEISQNIAKFNIHALVIIGGFEAYVGGLQLVQAREKYEEMCIPMVVIPATVSNNVPGSDFSIGADTALNTITSTCDRIKQSAAGTKRRVFIVETMGGYCGYLATMAGLAAGADAAYIYEDKFNIKDLEVNVQHLLQKMKTTVKRGLILRNENCNANYTTDFIFNLYSEEGKGVFDCRKNVLGHMQQGGTPTPFDRNFGTKMGTKSVLWLTDKLKECYRHGRIFANTQDSACVLGMKKRSLTFQPLAELNGETDFEHRIPKTQWWLKIRPIMKILAKYNIKLDTSEHADMEHVIKKRTPLTK, from the exons ATGTCCAACCATCCACCCACCGACCCCACCAAGATGGGGATCGGACGTTCCATCGCTGTGCTGACATCAGGAGGAGACGCCCAAG gtatGAATGCGGCTGTTAGAGCCACAGTCAGAGTTGGTCTTTACACCGGAGCCAAAGTCTACTTTGTCCACGAG GGCTACCAGGGCCTCGTGGATGGAGGGGAAAACATTCGTCCCGCCACGTGGGAGAGCGTGTCCATGATGCTTCAGCTG GGAGGTACCGTTATTGGCAGTGCTCGGTGCCAGGACTTCAGAGTCAGAGAGGGACGTATGAAGGCTGCCTGCAACCTAGTCAAGCTGGGTATCACCAACCTGTGTGTGATTGGAGGTGATGGCAGTCTGACTGGAGCCAATCAGTTCAGGACAGAGTGGAGCGGACTGCTGGCGGACCTGGTCCGAGCTG GTAAGATTACACAGGAAGAAGCCAAGAAATCTTCCCACCTGAACATTGTTGGCATGGTCGGCTCCATAGACAACGACTTCTGTGGCACGGACATGACCATTGGCACCGACTCAGCCCTGCACCGCATCATTGAGGTGGTGGATGCCATCACCACGACAGCACAGAG CCACCAGAGGACGTTCATCCTGGAAGTGATGGGCAGACATTGTGG GTACCTGGCTCTGGTGACGGCTCTGGCCTGTGGTGCCGACTGGGTGTTCATCCCAGAGATGCCACCAGATGATGGCTGGGAGGAACATTTGTGTAGGAGGCTGGCAGAT CAAAGAGCCCGTGGTTCCCGTCTGAATGTGATCATTGTAGCTGAGGGTGCGATGTCCAGAGCAGGAAAACCAATTTCATCTGAAGATATTAAAAAG CTGGTGACTGACAGGCTGGGCTTTGATACTCGTACCACTATTCTTGGACACGTGCAAAGAGGTGGCACACCCTCCGCCTTCGACAGAATTCTG GGCAGCAGGATGGGTGTGGAGGCCGTGATGGCCCTACTGGAGGCCACACCTGATACTCCTGCCTGTGTGGTCAGCCTCTCTGGAAACCAGGCAGTCAGACTGCCACTCATGGAGTGTGTACAAGTG ACCAAAGATGTGACTGCAGCGATGGCTGAGGGCAAATATGATGAAGCCATAAAGCTGAGGGGAAA GAGTTTTGAGAACAACTGGAACACATACAAACTGCTGGCTCACATCAACCCCCCAGATGTCAAG TGCCAGAGTAACATCAATATGGCCATCTTGAACATTGGCGCTCCCTGTGCTGGTATGAACGCTGCAGTCCGTGCTGCAGTCAGGATGGGACTCATCCAGGGTCACACTATGTTGGCTGTCCATGATGGCTTCGACGGTCTGGCCCACGGACAG GTTGAGCCCATCAACTGGACAGCAGTTAGTGGCTGGACTGGAAAGGGAGGCTCAATGTTGGGCACCAAGAG AACTCTGCCAGCTGAAATTCTGGAGGAAATCAGCCAGAACATTGCGAAGTTCAACATCCACGCTTTGGTGATCATTGGCGGATTTGAG GCCTATGTGGGAGGCCTGCAGTTGGTTCAGGCCAGAGAAAAATATGAGGAGATGTGCATTCCCATGGTGGTGATCCCCGCCACTGTCTCCAACAACGTCCCAGGCTCCGACTTTAGCATCGGAGCTGACACAGCCCTCAACACCATCACTTCA ACCTGCGACAGGATCAAACAGTCTGCAGCAGGGACCAAGCGCCGTGTGTTCATCGTTGAGACTATGGGTGGATACTGCGGATACCTTGCCACCATGGCTGGTCTTGCTGCCGGGGCTGACGCTGCCTACATCTATGAGGACAAATTCAACATCAAAGACCTAGAG GTGAATGTACAACATCTCCTGCAGAAGATGAAGACAACAGTGAAGAGAGGTTTGATTCTCAG GAATGAAAACTGTAATGCTAACTACACCACTGACTTCATCTTCAACCTGTACTCAGAGGAGGGCAAAGGTGTCTTTGACTGTCGTAAAAACGTTCTGGGACACATGCAGCAG GGTGGCACTCCAACGCCTTTTGACAGAAACTTTGGCACAAAAATGGGCACCAAGTCTGTTCTTTGGCTGACTGATAAACTCAAGGAGTGCTACAGGCATG GTCGTATTTTTGCTAACACACAAGACTCTGCATGTGTGCTGGGCATGAAGAAGCGGTCGCTCACCTTTCAGCCACTTGCTGAACTGAATGGAGAAACAGATTTTGA GCACCGCATCCCAAAGACACAGTGGTGGCTGAAGATTAGGCCCATCATGAAGATCCTGGCCAAGTACAACATCAAACTAGACACATCTGAACACGCAGATATGGAGCATGTGATCAAGAAGAGGACTCCTCTTACGAAGTAA
- the pfkma gene encoding phosphofructokinase, muscle a isoform X5, whose amino-acid sequence MSNHPPTDPTKMGIGRSIAVLTSGGDAQGMNAAVRATVRVGLYTGAKVYFVHEGYQGLVDGGENIRPATWESVSMMLQLGGTVIGSARCQDFRVREGRMKAACNLVKLGITNLCVIGGDGSLTGANQFRTEWSGLLADLVRAGKITQEEAKKSSHLNIVGMVGSIDNDFCGTDMTIGTDSALHRIIEVVDAITTTAQSHQRTFILEVMGRHCGYLALVTALACGADWVFIPEMPPDDGWEEHLCRRLADQRARGSRLNVIIVAEGAMSRAGKPISSEDIKKGSRMGVEAVMALLEATPDTPACVVSLSGNQAVRLPLMECVQVTKDVTAAMAEGKYDEAIKLRGKSFENNWNTYKLLAHINPPDVKSNINMAILNIGAPCAGMNAAVRAAVRMGLIQGHTMLAVHDGFDGLAHGQVEPINWTAVSGWTGKGGSMLGTKRTLPAEILEEISQNIAKFNIHALVIIGGFEAYVGGLQLVQAREKYEEMCIPMVVIPATVSNNVPGSDFSIGADTALNTITSTCDRIKQSAAGTKRRVFIVETMGGYCGYLATMAGLAAGADAAYIYEDKFNIKDLEVNVQHLLQKMKTTVKRGLILRNENCNANYTTDFIFNLYSEEGKGVFDCRKNVLGHMQQGGTPTPFDRNFGTKMGTKSVLWLTDKLKECYRHGRIFANTQDSACVLGMKKRSLTFQPLAELNGETDFEHRIPKTQWWLKIRPIMKILAKYNIKLDTSEHADMEHVIKKRTPLTK is encoded by the exons ATGTCCAACCATCCACCCACCGACCCCACCAAGATGGGGATCGGACGTTCCATCGCTGTGCTGACATCAGGAGGAGACGCCCAAG gtatGAATGCGGCTGTTAGAGCCACAGTCAGAGTTGGTCTTTACACCGGAGCCAAAGTCTACTTTGTCCACGAG GGCTACCAGGGCCTCGTGGATGGAGGGGAAAACATTCGTCCCGCCACGTGGGAGAGCGTGTCCATGATGCTTCAGCTG GGAGGTACCGTTATTGGCAGTGCTCGGTGCCAGGACTTCAGAGTCAGAGAGGGACGTATGAAGGCTGCCTGCAACCTAGTCAAGCTGGGTATCACCAACCTGTGTGTGATTGGAGGTGATGGCAGTCTGACTGGAGCCAATCAGTTCAGGACAGAGTGGAGCGGACTGCTGGCGGACCTGGTCCGAGCTG GTAAGATTACACAGGAAGAAGCCAAGAAATCTTCCCACCTGAACATTGTTGGCATGGTCGGCTCCATAGACAACGACTTCTGTGGCACGGACATGACCATTGGCACCGACTCAGCCCTGCACCGCATCATTGAGGTGGTGGATGCCATCACCACGACAGCACAGAG CCACCAGAGGACGTTCATCCTGGAAGTGATGGGCAGACATTGTGG GTACCTGGCTCTGGTGACGGCTCTGGCCTGTGGTGCCGACTGGGTGTTCATCCCAGAGATGCCACCAGATGATGGCTGGGAGGAACATTTGTGTAGGAGGCTGGCAGAT CAAAGAGCCCGTGGTTCCCGTCTGAATGTGATCATTGTAGCTGAGGGTGCGATGTCCAGAGCAGGAAAACCAATTTCATCTGAAGATATTAAAAAG GGCAGCAGGATGGGTGTGGAGGCCGTGATGGCCCTACTGGAGGCCACACCTGATACTCCTGCCTGTGTGGTCAGCCTCTCTGGAAACCAGGCAGTCAGACTGCCACTCATGGAGTGTGTACAAGTG ACCAAAGATGTGACTGCAGCGATGGCTGAGGGCAAATATGATGAAGCCATAAAGCTGAGGGGAAA GAGTTTTGAGAACAACTGGAACACATACAAACTGCTGGCTCACATCAACCCCCCAGATGTCAAG AGTAACATCAATATGGCCATCTTGAACATTGGCGCTCCCTGTGCTGGTATGAACGCTGCAGTCCGTGCTGCAGTCAGGATGGGACTCATCCAGGGTCACACTATGTTGGCTGTCCATGATGGCTTCGACGGTCTGGCCCACGGACAG GTTGAGCCCATCAACTGGACAGCAGTTAGTGGCTGGACTGGAAAGGGAGGCTCAATGTTGGGCACCAAGAG AACTCTGCCAGCTGAAATTCTGGAGGAAATCAGCCAGAACATTGCGAAGTTCAACATCCACGCTTTGGTGATCATTGGCGGATTTGAG GCCTATGTGGGAGGCCTGCAGTTGGTTCAGGCCAGAGAAAAATATGAGGAGATGTGCATTCCCATGGTGGTGATCCCCGCCACTGTCTCCAACAACGTCCCAGGCTCCGACTTTAGCATCGGAGCTGACACAGCCCTCAACACCATCACTTCA ACCTGCGACAGGATCAAACAGTCTGCAGCAGGGACCAAGCGCCGTGTGTTCATCGTTGAGACTATGGGTGGATACTGCGGATACCTTGCCACCATGGCTGGTCTTGCTGCCGGGGCTGACGCTGCCTACATCTATGAGGACAAATTCAACATCAAAGACCTAGAG GTGAATGTACAACATCTCCTGCAGAAGATGAAGACAACAGTGAAGAGAGGTTTGATTCTCAG GAATGAAAACTGTAATGCTAACTACACCACTGACTTCATCTTCAACCTGTACTCAGAGGAGGGCAAAGGTGTCTTTGACTGTCGTAAAAACGTTCTGGGACACATGCAGCAG GGTGGCACTCCAACGCCTTTTGACAGAAACTTTGGCACAAAAATGGGCACCAAGTCTGTTCTTTGGCTGACTGATAAACTCAAGGAGTGCTACAGGCATG GTCGTATTTTTGCTAACACACAAGACTCTGCATGTGTGCTGGGCATGAAGAAGCGGTCGCTCACCTTTCAGCCACTTGCTGAACTGAATGGAGAAACAGATTTTGA GCACCGCATCCCAAAGACACAGTGGTGGCTGAAGATTAGGCCCATCATGAAGATCCTGGCCAAGTACAACATCAAACTAGACACATCTGAACACGCAGATATGGAGCATGTGATCAAGAAGAGGACTCCTCTTACGAAGTAA
- the pfkma gene encoding phosphofructokinase, muscle a isoform X4 yields MSNHPPTDPTKMGIGRSIAVLTSGGDAQGMNAAVRATVRVGLYTGAKVYFVHEGYQGLVDGGENIRPATWESVSMMLQLGGTVIGSARCQDFRVREGRMKAACNLVKLGITNLCVIGGDGSLTGANQFRTEWSGLLADLVRAGKITQEEAKKSSHLNIVGMVGSIDNDFCGTDMTIGTDSALHRIIEVVDAITTTAQSHQRTFILEVMGRHCGYLALVTALACGADWVFIPEMPPDDGWEEHLCRRLADQRARGSRLNVIIVAEGAMSRAGKPISSEDIKKLVTDRLGFDTRTTILGHVQRGGTPSAFDRILGSRMGVEAVMALLEATPDTPACVVSLSGNQAVRLPLMECVQVTKDVTAAMAEGKYDEAIKLRGKSFENNWNTYKLLAHINPPDSNINMAILNIGAPCAGMNAAVRAAVRMGLIQGHTMLAVHDGFDGLAHGQVEPINWTAVSGWTGKGGSMLGTKRTLPAEILEEISQNIAKFNIHALVIIGGFEAYVGGLQLVQAREKYEEMCIPMVVIPATVSNNVPGSDFSIGADTALNTITSTCDRIKQSAAGTKRRVFIVETMGGYCGYLATMAGLAAGADAAYIYEDKFNIKDLEVNVQHLLQKMKTTVKRGLILRNENCNANYTTDFIFNLYSEEGKGVFDCRKNVLGHMQQGGTPTPFDRNFGTKMGTKSVLWLTDKLKECYRHGRIFANTQDSACVLGMKKRSLTFQPLAELNGETDFEHRIPKTQWWLKIRPIMKILAKYNIKLDTSEHADMEHVIKKRTPLTK; encoded by the exons ATGTCCAACCATCCACCCACCGACCCCACCAAGATGGGGATCGGACGTTCCATCGCTGTGCTGACATCAGGAGGAGACGCCCAAG gtatGAATGCGGCTGTTAGAGCCACAGTCAGAGTTGGTCTTTACACCGGAGCCAAAGTCTACTTTGTCCACGAG GGCTACCAGGGCCTCGTGGATGGAGGGGAAAACATTCGTCCCGCCACGTGGGAGAGCGTGTCCATGATGCTTCAGCTG GGAGGTACCGTTATTGGCAGTGCTCGGTGCCAGGACTTCAGAGTCAGAGAGGGACGTATGAAGGCTGCCTGCAACCTAGTCAAGCTGGGTATCACCAACCTGTGTGTGATTGGAGGTGATGGCAGTCTGACTGGAGCCAATCAGTTCAGGACAGAGTGGAGCGGACTGCTGGCGGACCTGGTCCGAGCTG GTAAGATTACACAGGAAGAAGCCAAGAAATCTTCCCACCTGAACATTGTTGGCATGGTCGGCTCCATAGACAACGACTTCTGTGGCACGGACATGACCATTGGCACCGACTCAGCCCTGCACCGCATCATTGAGGTGGTGGATGCCATCACCACGACAGCACAGAG CCACCAGAGGACGTTCATCCTGGAAGTGATGGGCAGACATTGTGG GTACCTGGCTCTGGTGACGGCTCTGGCCTGTGGTGCCGACTGGGTGTTCATCCCAGAGATGCCACCAGATGATGGCTGGGAGGAACATTTGTGTAGGAGGCTGGCAGAT CAAAGAGCCCGTGGTTCCCGTCTGAATGTGATCATTGTAGCTGAGGGTGCGATGTCCAGAGCAGGAAAACCAATTTCATCTGAAGATATTAAAAAG CTGGTGACTGACAGGCTGGGCTTTGATACTCGTACCACTATTCTTGGACACGTGCAAAGAGGTGGCACACCCTCCGCCTTCGACAGAATTCTG GGCAGCAGGATGGGTGTGGAGGCCGTGATGGCCCTACTGGAGGCCACACCTGATACTCCTGCCTGTGTGGTCAGCCTCTCTGGAAACCAGGCAGTCAGACTGCCACTCATGGAGTGTGTACAAGTG ACCAAAGATGTGACTGCAGCGATGGCTGAGGGCAAATATGATGAAGCCATAAAGCTGAGGGGAAA GAGTTTTGAGAACAACTGGAACACATACAAACTGCTGGCTCACATCAACCCCCCAGAT AGTAACATCAATATGGCCATCTTGAACATTGGCGCTCCCTGTGCTGGTATGAACGCTGCAGTCCGTGCTGCAGTCAGGATGGGACTCATCCAGGGTCACACTATGTTGGCTGTCCATGATGGCTTCGACGGTCTGGCCCACGGACAG GTTGAGCCCATCAACTGGACAGCAGTTAGTGGCTGGACTGGAAAGGGAGGCTCAATGTTGGGCACCAAGAG AACTCTGCCAGCTGAAATTCTGGAGGAAATCAGCCAGAACATTGCGAAGTTCAACATCCACGCTTTGGTGATCATTGGCGGATTTGAG GCCTATGTGGGAGGCCTGCAGTTGGTTCAGGCCAGAGAAAAATATGAGGAGATGTGCATTCCCATGGTGGTGATCCCCGCCACTGTCTCCAACAACGTCCCAGGCTCCGACTTTAGCATCGGAGCTGACACAGCCCTCAACACCATCACTTCA ACCTGCGACAGGATCAAACAGTCTGCAGCAGGGACCAAGCGCCGTGTGTTCATCGTTGAGACTATGGGTGGATACTGCGGATACCTTGCCACCATGGCTGGTCTTGCTGCCGGGGCTGACGCTGCCTACATCTATGAGGACAAATTCAACATCAAAGACCTAGAG GTGAATGTACAACATCTCCTGCAGAAGATGAAGACAACAGTGAAGAGAGGTTTGATTCTCAG GAATGAAAACTGTAATGCTAACTACACCACTGACTTCATCTTCAACCTGTACTCAGAGGAGGGCAAAGGTGTCTTTGACTGTCGTAAAAACGTTCTGGGACACATGCAGCAG GGTGGCACTCCAACGCCTTTTGACAGAAACTTTGGCACAAAAATGGGCACCAAGTCTGTTCTTTGGCTGACTGATAAACTCAAGGAGTGCTACAGGCATG GTCGTATTTTTGCTAACACACAAGACTCTGCATGTGTGCTGGGCATGAAGAAGCGGTCGCTCACCTTTCAGCCACTTGCTGAACTGAATGGAGAAACAGATTTTGA GCACCGCATCCCAAAGACACAGTGGTGGCTGAAGATTAGGCCCATCATGAAGATCCTGGCCAAGTACAACATCAAACTAGACACATCTGAACACGCAGATATGGAGCATGTGATCAAGAAGAGGACTCCTCTTACGAAGTAA
- the pfkma gene encoding phosphofructokinase, muscle a isoform X6: protein MSNHPPTDPTKMGIGRSIAVLTSGGDAQGMNAAVRATVRVGLYTGAKVYFVHEGYQGLVDGGENIRPATWESVSMMLQLGGTVIGSARCQDFRVREGRMKAACNLVKLGITNLCVIGGDGSLTGANQFRTEWSGLLADLVRAGKITQEEAKKSSHLNIVGMVGSIDNDFCGTDMTIGTDSALHRIIEVVDAITTTAQSHQRTFILEVMGRHCGYLALVTALACGADWVFIPEMPPDDGWEEHLCRRLADQRARGSRLNVIIVAEGAMSRAGKPISSEDIKKLVTDRLGFDTRTTILGHVQRGGTPSAFDRILTKDVTAAMAEGKYDEAIKLRGKSFENNWNTYKLLAHINPPDVKSNINMAILNIGAPCAGMNAAVRAAVRMGLIQGHTMLAVHDGFDGLAHGQVEPINWTAVSGWTGKGGSMLGTKRTLPAEILEEISQNIAKFNIHALVIIGGFEAYVGGLQLVQAREKYEEMCIPMVVIPATVSNNVPGSDFSIGADTALNTITSTCDRIKQSAAGTKRRVFIVETMGGYCGYLATMAGLAAGADAAYIYEDKFNIKDLEVNVQHLLQKMKTTVKRGLILRNENCNANYTTDFIFNLYSEEGKGVFDCRKNVLGHMQQGGTPTPFDRNFGTKMGTKSVLWLTDKLKECYRHGRIFANTQDSACVLGMKKRSLTFQPLAELNGETDFEHRIPKTQWWLKIRPIMKILAKYNIKLDTSEHADMEHVIKKRTPLTK, encoded by the exons ATGTCCAACCATCCACCCACCGACCCCACCAAGATGGGGATCGGACGTTCCATCGCTGTGCTGACATCAGGAGGAGACGCCCAAG gtatGAATGCGGCTGTTAGAGCCACAGTCAGAGTTGGTCTTTACACCGGAGCCAAAGTCTACTTTGTCCACGAG GGCTACCAGGGCCTCGTGGATGGAGGGGAAAACATTCGTCCCGCCACGTGGGAGAGCGTGTCCATGATGCTTCAGCTG GGAGGTACCGTTATTGGCAGTGCTCGGTGCCAGGACTTCAGAGTCAGAGAGGGACGTATGAAGGCTGCCTGCAACCTAGTCAAGCTGGGTATCACCAACCTGTGTGTGATTGGAGGTGATGGCAGTCTGACTGGAGCCAATCAGTTCAGGACAGAGTGGAGCGGACTGCTGGCGGACCTGGTCCGAGCTG GTAAGATTACACAGGAAGAAGCCAAGAAATCTTCCCACCTGAACATTGTTGGCATGGTCGGCTCCATAGACAACGACTTCTGTGGCACGGACATGACCATTGGCACCGACTCAGCCCTGCACCGCATCATTGAGGTGGTGGATGCCATCACCACGACAGCACAGAG CCACCAGAGGACGTTCATCCTGGAAGTGATGGGCAGACATTGTGG GTACCTGGCTCTGGTGACGGCTCTGGCCTGTGGTGCCGACTGGGTGTTCATCCCAGAGATGCCACCAGATGATGGCTGGGAGGAACATTTGTGTAGGAGGCTGGCAGAT CAAAGAGCCCGTGGTTCCCGTCTGAATGTGATCATTGTAGCTGAGGGTGCGATGTCCAGAGCAGGAAAACCAATTTCATCTGAAGATATTAAAAAG CTGGTGACTGACAGGCTGGGCTTTGATACTCGTACCACTATTCTTGGACACGTGCAAAGAGGTGGCACACCCTCCGCCTTCGACAGAATTCTG ACCAAAGATGTGACTGCAGCGATGGCTGAGGGCAAATATGATGAAGCCATAAAGCTGAGGGGAAA GAGTTTTGAGAACAACTGGAACACATACAAACTGCTGGCTCACATCAACCCCCCAGATGTCAAG AGTAACATCAATATGGCCATCTTGAACATTGGCGCTCCCTGTGCTGGTATGAACGCTGCAGTCCGTGCTGCAGTCAGGATGGGACTCATCCAGGGTCACACTATGTTGGCTGTCCATGATGGCTTCGACGGTCTGGCCCACGGACAG GTTGAGCCCATCAACTGGACAGCAGTTAGTGGCTGGACTGGAAAGGGAGGCTCAATGTTGGGCACCAAGAG AACTCTGCCAGCTGAAATTCTGGAGGAAATCAGCCAGAACATTGCGAAGTTCAACATCCACGCTTTGGTGATCATTGGCGGATTTGAG GCCTATGTGGGAGGCCTGCAGTTGGTTCAGGCCAGAGAAAAATATGAGGAGATGTGCATTCCCATGGTGGTGATCCCCGCCACTGTCTCCAACAACGTCCCAGGCTCCGACTTTAGCATCGGAGCTGACACAGCCCTCAACACCATCACTTCA ACCTGCGACAGGATCAAACAGTCTGCAGCAGGGACCAAGCGCCGTGTGTTCATCGTTGAGACTATGGGTGGATACTGCGGATACCTTGCCACCATGGCTGGTCTTGCTGCCGGGGCTGACGCTGCCTACATCTATGAGGACAAATTCAACATCAAAGACCTAGAG GTGAATGTACAACATCTCCTGCAGAAGATGAAGACAACAGTGAAGAGAGGTTTGATTCTCAG GAATGAAAACTGTAATGCTAACTACACCACTGACTTCATCTTCAACCTGTACTCAGAGGAGGGCAAAGGTGTCTTTGACTGTCGTAAAAACGTTCTGGGACACATGCAGCAG GGTGGCACTCCAACGCCTTTTGACAGAAACTTTGGCACAAAAATGGGCACCAAGTCTGTTCTTTGGCTGACTGATAAACTCAAGGAGTGCTACAGGCATG GTCGTATTTTTGCTAACACACAAGACTCTGCATGTGTGCTGGGCATGAAGAAGCGGTCGCTCACCTTTCAGCCACTTGCTGAACTGAATGGAGAAACAGATTTTGA GCACCGCATCCCAAAGACACAGTGGTGGCTGAAGATTAGGCCCATCATGAAGATCCTGGCCAAGTACAACATCAAACTAGACACATCTGAACACGCAGATATGGAGCATGTGATCAAGAAGAGGACTCCTCTTACGAAGTAA